Proteins encoded in a region of the Altererythrobacter ishigakiensis genome:
- the msrA gene encoding peptide-methionine (S)-S-oxide reductase MsrA, whose protein sequence is MQIRKSLMIAAGALALSGCSVAATASEKIVQAPEAAVQANESDGLQVAIFAGGCFWGVEGVFSHVRGVKSSVSGFHGGRADTATYRQIVTGLTDHAESVRIVYDPKVIRYDELLQILFSVVTDPTLLNRQGPDVGAHYRSAIVPMNREQARVARAYLAQLDESGVWGAPVVTQIEFYKKFYQAEDYHQDFMAKNPRHGYIVRWDAPKVRALQELYPEHYTSTFLRDGS, encoded by the coding sequence ATGCAAATCCGCAAGTCATTAATGATTGCCGCAGGCGCATTGGCGCTCAGCGGGTGTTCGGTCGCGGCTACCGCCAGCGAGAAGATTGTCCAGGCGCCCGAGGCGGCGGTGCAAGCCAACGAGTCAGATGGCTTGCAGGTGGCGATCTTCGCTGGTGGATGTTTCTGGGGTGTCGAAGGCGTGTTCAGCCACGTGAGGGGCGTCAAGTCTTCGGTCTCCGGCTTTCACGGTGGCCGCGCAGATACAGCAACATATCGCCAGATTGTCACCGGCCTCACCGATCACGCAGAGTCTGTGCGCATAGTCTATGATCCCAAAGTCATCCGCTATGACGAATTGCTTCAGATTTTGTTTTCGGTTGTTACGGACCCGACCTTGCTTAACCGTCAGGGACCGGATGTTGGCGCGCATTACCGCAGCGCAATTGTACCCATGAACCGTGAACAGGCGCGAGTTGCGCGGGCTTATCTTGCACAGTTAGACGAATCCGGAGTGTGGGGCGCCCCGGTCGTCACTCAAATCGAATTCTACAAAAAGTTCTACCAAGCCGAAGACTATCATCAGGACTTCATGGCGAAAAACCCGCGACACGGATATATCGTGCGTTGGGACGCGCCGAAGGTCCGTGCACTTCAAGAGCTTTACCCGGAGCACTATACCAGCACGTTTCTGCGCGACGGTAGCTAG
- a CDS encoding NnrU family protein — MDNALVELIAANVAFVGTHFAMSHPLRAPMVRVLKEGGFSAVYSLVSAATLVWVYLAYKSAPVADLGGSGEFGWIAATILTLPALVLLAGSLAGNPALPMPGAEKQARAEPKGVFRVTRHPMMWAIGIWAFSHIVLWNSWRSVITALAMGILALIGAHLQDRKKEALMGDAWAEWEGRTSYWPNWGAIFTAGVIYWAIGIALWLLLSWVHMPLGGMPAGIWRWL, encoded by the coding sequence ATGGATAATGCTCTGGTCGAACTGATCGCTGCGAATGTAGCGTTTGTAGGCACCCATTTTGCGATGTCGCATCCATTGCGCGCGCCAATGGTCCGCGTTCTGAAAGAAGGCGGCTTCAGTGCCGTTTATTCGCTCGTCAGCGCAGCTACGCTGGTTTGGGTTTATCTTGCCTATAAGTCGGCGCCCGTCGCCGACCTTGGTGGTTCAGGCGAGTTTGGCTGGATCGCAGCAACCATCCTCACGCTACCCGCGCTTGTTCTTCTCGCCGGATCATTGGCCGGCAATCCTGCGCTGCCGATGCCAGGCGCAGAGAAGCAGGCCCGTGCCGAACCAAAGGGCGTCTTTCGTGTCACGCGGCATCCAATGATGTGGGCCATCGGTATTTGGGCCTTTTCACACATCGTTCTCTGGAACAGCTGGCGCAGTGTCATCACTGCATTGGCAATGGGTATTCTAGCGCTGATTGGCGCGCATTTGCAGGATCGCAAGAAAGAAGCCCTGATGGGCGATGCCTGGGCAGAATGGGAAGGCCGCACCAGCTATTGGCCGAATTGGGGGGCAATATTTACCGCCGGCGTGATCTATTGGGCAATCGGGATTGCCTTATGGCTCCTACTCAGTTGGGTGCATATGCCGCTGGGCGGTATGCCCGCCGGCATATGGCGCTGGCTCTGA
- the dxs gene encoding 1-deoxy-D-xylulose-5-phosphate synthase: MSQPPHTPLLDTVQYPADLRKLDKSQLRQFSDELRAEMIDAVSTSGGHLGSGLGVVELTTAIHYVFNTPEDRLVWDVGHQCYPHKIITGRRDRIRTLRQGGGLSGFTKRAESEYDPFGAAHSSTSISAALGFAIANKLNDKPGRGIAVIGDGSMSAGMAYEAMNNAEQAGNRLVVILNDNDMSIAPPVGGLSAYLARMVSSSEYLGLRSLASKVTSKMSRRVHKAVEKAEEFTRGMVTGGTLFEELGFYYVGPIDGHNLDHLIPVLENVRDSEQGPVLVHVVTTKGKGYEPAENSADKYHGVPKFDVVTGEKAKGKAGPPAYQNVFGDTLAKLAETDKRICAITAAMPSGTGVDRFAKAHPDRAFDVGIAEQHGVTFAAGLAAQGMRPFAAIYSTFLQRAYDQVVHDVAIQNLPVRFAIDRAGLVGADGCTHAGSFDITYLATLPNFVVMAAADEAELVHMTYTAAEYDEGPIAFRYPRGGGAGVPLPETPQKLEIGKGRVVREGSKVAILSLGARLAEAQKAADTLEAKGLSTTVADLRFAKPLDTELIEKLMRTHEVVVTVEEGAIGGLGAHVLTFASDEGLTDGGLKVRTMRLPDVFQDQDDPHKQYDEAGLNAPDIVATVLRALRHNSAGVEEARA; this comes from the coding sequence ATGAGTCAACCACCGCACACACCGCTACTGGATACGGTTCAATATCCGGCTGATCTGCGCAAGCTCGACAAATCGCAGCTGCGCCAGTTTTCCGACGAACTTCGCGCCGAAATGATCGATGCAGTCAGCACATCGGGCGGGCATCTGGGTTCGGGTCTTGGCGTGGTCGAACTGACTACAGCGATCCACTATGTGTTCAATACGCCGGAAGATCGGCTGGTGTGGGATGTGGGCCACCAATGCTATCCGCACAAGATCATTACCGGTCGCCGCGACCGGATCCGCACTCTGCGCCAGGGTGGCGGGCTTAGTGGTTTCACCAAGCGTGCGGAAAGCGAATACGATCCGTTTGGCGCAGCGCACAGCTCAACCTCGATCTCGGCCGCCTTGGGCTTTGCAATAGCGAACAAGCTCAATGACAAACCTGGCCGCGGCATCGCCGTAATCGGTGATGGTTCAATGAGCGCTGGCATGGCCTATGAGGCGATGAACAATGCCGAGCAGGCGGGCAACCGATTGGTTGTGATTCTCAATGACAATGACATGTCAATTGCGCCGCCGGTAGGCGGTTTGTCGGCATATCTGGCGCGGATGGTTTCCTCATCCGAATATCTTGGCCTGCGTTCGCTTGCCTCCAAGGTTACGTCCAAGATGTCGCGCCGTGTGCACAAGGCGGTCGAGAAGGCAGAGGAATTCACCCGCGGCATGGTGACCGGCGGGACGCTTTTTGAAGAGCTGGGTTTCTATTACGTTGGCCCCATTGACGGGCACAATCTCGATCACCTGATTCCGGTGCTTGAGAATGTGCGCGACAGCGAACAGGGGCCGGTGCTGGTCCATGTCGTGACCACGAAGGGCAAGGGGTACGAGCCGGCTGAAAATAGCGCAGACAAATATCACGGCGTGCCAAAGTTTGATGTAGTGACGGGCGAGAAAGCCAAGGGCAAAGCCGGCCCGCCAGCCTATCAGAACGTATTTGGCGATACGCTGGCCAAGCTGGCCGAGACCGACAAGCGCATTTGCGCGATTACCGCGGCGATGCCATCGGGCACTGGCGTGGATCGCTTCGCCAAGGCGCATCCCGACCGCGCTTTCGATGTCGGCATTGCCGAGCAGCACGGCGTGACCTTTGCGGCAGGTCTGGCCGCACAGGGCATGCGACCGTTTGCGGCGATCTATTCTACCTTCCTACAGCGTGCGTATGACCAGGTGGTGCATGATGTCGCGATTCAGAACCTGCCGGTGCGGTTCGCAATTGACCGAGCGGGGCTGGTTGGTGCCGACGGCTGCACGCATGCAGGTTCGTTTGACATTACGTATCTGGCGACGCTGCCCAATTTTGTCGTGATGGCCGCAGCTGATGAAGCTGAACTGGTCCATATGACCTATACCGCCGCAGAGTACGATGAAGGTCCCATCGCATTCCGCTACCCGCGCGGTGGGGGTGCGGGGGTCCCACTGCCTGAAACCCCGCAGAAGCTGGAAATCGGCAAAGGCCGGGTCGTTCGCGAAGGGTCAAAGGTCGCGATTCTGTCGCTGGGTGCTCGCCTGGCCGAGGCCCAAAAGGCAGCAGACACTCTGGAGGCGAAAGGCCTTTCGACGACAGTTGCTGACCTGCGCTTTGCGAAGCCGCTCGATACCGAGCTGATCGAAAAGCTGATGCGTACGCATGAAGTTGTCGTGACAGTCGAGGAAGGCGCGATCGGCGGGCTGGGCGCGCATGTGCTTACCTTTGCCAGCGACGAAGGCTTGACGGATGGTGGGTTGAAAGTGCGTACCATGCGCTTGCCTGACGTGTTTCAGGATCAGGACGACCCGCATAAGCAATATGACGAAGCGGGCCTCAATGCTCCCGATATCGTTGCAACAGTTTTGCGCGCATTGCGGCATAATTCAGCTGGCGTAGAAGAGGCGCGGGCCTGA
- a CDS encoding crotonase/enoyl-CoA hydratase family protein has product MLQIETTGHTTTLTIDRAETMNPLGAPGDGDTFTKACDDINRDLNVRCVILTGAGRAFSAGGDIKAMKSRSGTFGGSAPAISDGYRDNIHRMLRALYGLRVPVISAVNGPAIGLGCDVACLGDIRIASEKAKFGVTFLKLGIIPGDGGTWILPRIIGEARAAELFYTGDVIDAATALDWGLVSRVVDHDALLEEANGLANKIAALPPHALRHAKNLMRQGRDVSYDTALEMAANTQALMHLTEDHMEGVDALIEKRAPNFKGE; this is encoded by the coding sequence ATGCTGCAGATTGAAACCACAGGCCACACCACTACGCTCACTATCGATCGCGCCGAGACAATGAATCCGTTGGGCGCTCCAGGCGATGGCGACACTTTCACCAAGGCCTGCGACGATATCAACCGCGATCTCAATGTGCGCTGCGTCATCCTGACCGGCGCAGGCCGCGCATTCAGCGCCGGCGGCGATATCAAGGCAATGAAGTCACGTAGCGGCACCTTCGGCGGTAGCGCGCCCGCAATCTCTGACGGCTATCGTGACAATATCCACCGCATGCTGCGCGCACTCTATGGCTTGCGTGTCCCGGTGATCTCCGCCGTCAATGGCCCGGCAATCGGGCTTGGCTGCGATGTCGCCTGCCTGGGTGATATTCGTATTGCGTCTGAGAAGGCGAAGTTCGGCGTAACCTTCCTGAAGCTCGGCATCATTCCGGGCGATGGCGGCACATGGATCCTGCCGCGCATAATCGGCGAGGCGCGCGCGGCAGAGCTGTTCTACACAGGTGACGTGATCGATGCCGCCACCGCGCTGGATTGGGGCTTGGTCAGCCGAGTTGTAGATCACGATGCGCTGCTCGAAGAGGCAAACGGACTAGCGAACAAAATCGCGGCTCTGCCCCCGCATGCATTGCGCCATGCCAAAAACCTGATGCGGCAAGGCCGCGACGTGTCATATGACACAGCCTTGGAGATGGCTGCGAACACGCAAGCTTTGATGCATCTGACAGAGGATCACATGGAAGGGGTCGACGCGCTGATCGAAAAGCGCGCGCCGAATTTCAAAGGCGAGTGA
- a CDS encoding phytoene desaturase family protein, translating to MLDAVIIGGGHNGLTCAFYLARAGMKVKILEAREVIGGAAVTEEFAPGFRNSTASYTVSLLQPRVIADMDLIKRGYRVIERPVSNYLPLESDYMLMGGGLEASQAQAARFSNADAERLPEYFDMLEDAAEVLRGLALKVPPDPKGGLRSLVDAAMQGRALSKLSTERQRQVLQIFTRSAREVLDDWFESDPVKAAFGFDACVGHYASPDEPGSAYVLLHHVFGEVNGKKGAWGHVIGGMGAITQMMSQACREKGVEIRTNAPVTRVVVENGEAVGVELADADVLRAKRVISNMGPKPLFDRLIPRDAVPADFARAMVGYRGGSGSLRMNVALSGLPNFRHAPDGDAHLRSGIIMAPSLDYMDQAFHSAKASGFSTQPIVEMLIPSLVDDSLAPKGQHVASLFCQHVDPDLPEDREDEAVNAVFDVIEHHAPEFRELVLHRQVHTPRKLEAKFGLWRGDIFHGRMSLDQLWAARPALGAGSHKLPIKGLWLCGSGAHPGGGVTGAPGHNCAHEILRHRRWWSR from the coding sequence ATGTTGGATGCAGTAATCATTGGCGGTGGCCACAACGGGTTGACCTGCGCATTCTATTTGGCGCGCGCAGGCATGAAAGTGAAAATTTTGGAAGCGCGCGAGGTTATCGGCGGCGCCGCTGTGACAGAAGAATTCGCCCCCGGCTTTCGCAATTCGACCGCCAGCTACACTGTAAGCCTGCTGCAGCCCCGTGTAATCGCAGATATGGACCTTATAAAGCGCGGCTATCGCGTGATAGAGCGGCCAGTATCGAACTATCTCCCGCTGGAAAGCGATTACATGCTGATGGGCGGCGGGCTCGAAGCAAGCCAGGCGCAAGCGGCGCGGTTTTCCAATGCCGATGCAGAGCGCTTGCCTGAATACTTCGACATGCTGGAAGACGCCGCAGAGGTGCTGCGCGGTTTGGCATTGAAGGTGCCGCCCGATCCCAAAGGCGGATTGCGTTCGTTGGTGGACGCGGCAATGCAGGGCCGTGCCCTGTCCAAGCTATCGACCGAGCGCCAACGTCAGGTCCTGCAGATCTTCACGCGTTCAGCGCGCGAAGTGCTGGATGACTGGTTCGAAAGCGATCCGGTCAAGGCTGCGTTCGGGTTTGACGCCTGTGTCGGTCACTATGCGTCCCCCGATGAGCCGGGCAGCGCCTATGTGTTGCTGCACCACGTTTTCGGCGAAGTGAATGGCAAGAAGGGCGCTTGGGGCCATGTTATTGGCGGAATGGGCGCGATCACGCAGATGATGTCCCAGGCATGCCGCGAAAAAGGGGTCGAGATCCGCACCAATGCGCCCGTCACGCGGGTCGTGGTTGAAAACGGCGAAGCTGTTGGTGTCGAACTGGCGGATGCAGATGTGCTGCGCGCCAAGCGCGTCATATCCAACATGGGGCCGAAGCCGCTATTTGACCGACTGATCCCGCGCGACGCGGTCCCGGCAGATTTCGCTCGCGCGATGGTCGGTTATCGTGGAGGTTCAGGCAGTCTGCGCATGAATGTCGCGTTGTCGGGTCTGCCTAACTTCCGCCACGCGCCGGATGGCGATGCGCATTTGCGCAGCGGCATCATCATGGCGCCTTCGCTGGATTACATGGACCAGGCGTTTCACAGCGCGAAAGCGAGCGGCTTCAGCACGCAGCCAATCGTCGAGATGCTGATCCCGAGCCTTGTAGACGACAGCCTCGCGCCAAAGGGGCAGCATGTCGCGAGCCTGTTTTGCCAGCATGTCGACCCTGATCTTCCCGAAGATCGCGAGGACGAAGCGGTCAATGCTGTCTTCGACGTGATCGAACATCACGCGCCGGAGTTCCGCGAGCTAGTGCTGCATCGGCAAGTCCATACCCCGCGCAAGCTCGAGGCAAAGTTCGGCCTGTGGCGCGGGGATATCTTCCACGGCCGTATGAGCCTGGATCAGTTGTGGGCGGCGCGGCCCGCGCTCGGCGCAGGAAGCCACAAACTGCCGATCAAGGGGCTTTGGCTCTGTGGCTCAGGCGCGCATCCCGGCGGCGGCGTGACGGGCGCACCGGGGCACAACTGCGCACATGAGATCCTGAGGCACAGGCGTTGGTGGAGCCGCTAG
- a CDS encoding MlaA family lipoprotein, with protein sequence MAFSLASFALLVSSAPAALVMQPQAVALAQAASQQKQVSEEPVDGSPPVESENVIVVTGEGADPLKDPLESVNIQAYELTRDIDKAFVEPIADVYEEDLPSPIRKGLRNFLRNLMEPVNALNYLLQLKPGKALETVGRFAINTTVGMAGLFDVAKKEPFNLPYRRNGFGNTLGYYGVGPGPFLVLPLVGATTLRDLLGSGIDQAIIPFAVGKPFNTPYYAIPAYTVNSLEFRIEFDERIGQINDSDDPYYALRESYLCNREADIAALKNQPPPRDCSIEAIMRGPEPADSLIPQDAPEVEPTAGPVAVEPPPQPPAIIYISEEVVQPLPADYR encoded by the coding sequence ATGGCGTTTTCGCTGGCATCTTTTGCGCTACTCGTTTCAAGCGCCCCTGCTGCATTGGTGATGCAGCCACAAGCCGTGGCGCTTGCGCAGGCAGCGTCGCAGCAGAAACAGGTCTCTGAAGAGCCAGTCGACGGCTCGCCTCCTGTCGAGAGTGAGAACGTTATTGTTGTTACCGGAGAAGGCGCCGATCCGCTCAAGGACCCGCTGGAGAGCGTCAATATACAAGCATATGAACTGACTCGGGACATCGACAAAGCTTTCGTGGAGCCGATTGCGGATGTTTACGAGGAAGACTTGCCCAGCCCGATTCGCAAAGGCCTCAGGAACTTTCTGCGCAATCTGATGGAGCCGGTGAATGCGCTCAACTATCTGCTGCAACTAAAGCCGGGCAAGGCGTTGGAGACTGTGGGGCGCTTCGCAATCAATACCACTGTCGGCATGGCAGGATTGTTCGATGTTGCGAAGAAGGAGCCTTTCAATCTGCCATACCGCCGCAACGGCTTCGGGAACACTTTGGGCTATTATGGGGTTGGGCCGGGTCCGTTTCTGGTCTTGCCTTTGGTCGGCGCAACGACGCTGCGAGACCTGCTTGGCAGCGGGATCGATCAAGCCATAATCCCGTTCGCCGTCGGCAAGCCATTCAATACGCCCTATTACGCGATCCCCGCCTACACAGTGAATTCGCTGGAGTTCCGGATCGAGTTTGATGAACGGATCGGCCAGATCAACGACAGTGATGATCCCTACTACGCGCTGCGAGAGAGTTATCTGTGCAACCGCGAAGCCGACATTGCTGCGCTCAAGAATCAGCCGCCGCCACGCGATTGCAGTATCGAAGCGATAATGCGCGGACCAGAGCCCGCCGATTCCCTGATTCCGCAAGATGCGCCTGAAGTTGAACCAACTGCCGGGCCGGTCGCGGTTGAGCCGCCACCTCAGCCGCCTGCGATCATCTATATCAGCGAGGAAGTGGTCCAGCCGCTGCCAGCTGATTACCGTTAA
- a CDS encoding amidohydrolase family protein, translated as MIRQTFLGATAALALTVPAAAQDLAITGATIATGDGSAPIENATVVVRNGRVIDVGADVNVPGGIPTLDGSGTWVSAGLVAAVTDLGLVDVSAVQSSNDISASSSRFNAALDVAPAINPVSQHILVARTNGITRAVVAPGNSNSIFAGQGAIIDTSGNGDVVMKPRAFQMVTLSESGARIAGGSRTASHVELRNALREATDFAAGRWSGEDNLLTRADAEALGPVIGGRQPLLVLAHRASDIRAVIALAEEFPRLDLVLVGATEGWMVASEIAAAGIPVIAESLQDLPERFEQLASTQSNIGRMHAAGVEVAFNASTARFTHMYRQYAGNLVALSRMPRASGLTWGEAFASISSAPAEAIGMNGQMGVLAPGAVGDLVVWDGDPLEVSSAALRVFIDGVEVPLESHQTRLRERYRDLDESDRPKAYDW; from the coding sequence ATGATCCGTCAGACATTTCTCGGCGCCACCGCTGCGCTCGCTCTCACCGTTCCCGCCGCAGCGCAGGACCTCGCCATAACAGGCGCAACAATTGCCACCGGAGATGGCAGCGCGCCAATCGAAAACGCTACGGTCGTCGTTCGCAATGGCAGGGTCATTGATGTTGGTGCGGATGTGAATGTGCCGGGAGGCATTCCGACGCTGGATGGCAGCGGAACCTGGGTCTCCGCCGGGCTAGTCGCCGCGGTCACCGACTTGGGTCTGGTTGATGTTAGCGCGGTCCAATCCAGCAATGATATCAGCGCCAGCAGTTCGCGTTTCAATGCAGCGCTGGATGTGGCACCTGCGATCAACCCGGTCTCTCAGCACATTCTGGTTGCCCGCACGAACGGCATTACCCGGGCCGTGGTTGCGCCGGGCAATTCCAACTCGATCTTCGCCGGGCAAGGCGCGATTATCGATACGTCGGGCAATGGTGACGTTGTGATGAAGCCCCGTGCGTTCCAAATGGTGACGCTGTCGGAAAGCGGCGCGCGAATTGCCGGCGGCAGCCGCACCGCAAGCCATGTCGAGCTGCGCAATGCCTTGCGTGAAGCAACTGATTTTGCCGCCGGGCGCTGGAGCGGAGAAGACAATCTGCTTACACGGGCCGATGCCGAAGCGCTGGGCCCCGTGATTGGCGGGCGCCAGCCATTGCTGGTGCTTGCTCACCGCGCCTCGGACATTCGAGCGGTGATTGCGCTTGCCGAAGAATTTCCGCGACTTGATCTGGTACTGGTTGGAGCGACCGAGGGCTGGATGGTTGCAAGCGAGATCGCTGCCGCGGGAATCCCGGTCATTGCTGAAAGCTTGCAGGATTTGCCCGAACGTTTCGAGCAGCTGGCTTCTACTCAAAGCAACATTGGCCGGATGCACGCGGCCGGGGTTGAGGTGGCATTCAATGCCTCCACCGCGCGTTTCACACATATGTACCGGCAATATGCCGGTAATCTGGTGGCACTTTCGCGGATGCCGCGCGCCAGCGGACTGACGTGGGGTGAAGCCTTCGCATCGATCAGTTCTGCTCCTGCGGAAGCCATCGGGATGAACGGTCAGATGGGCGTATTGGCGCCTGGCGCTGTAGGCGATCTGGTGGTGTGGGATGGTGACCCGCTCGAGGTATCCAGCGCAGCTTTGCGCGTCTTCATTGATGGCGTCGAAGTTCCACTGGAAAGTCACCAGACGCGCTTGCGCGAGCGCTATCGTGACCTCGACGAAAGCGACCGGCCGAAAGCATACGATTGGTAG
- a CDS encoding Fur family transcriptional regulator has translation MGSHSHAHEEHSGTGLIHAAKDALIASGEQWTGMREAVFTELAQHDRPVSAYDIADNVSRERGKRVAPNSIYRILDLFVANNLALRVESANAFLANTHPGCEHDCIFLVCDECGEATHIDDDQTSGRVRELAAGCGFSARRPVIEIRGLCKACRG, from the coding sequence ATGGGTAGCCATTCACATGCACATGAAGAGCATTCAGGCACTGGCCTGATCCACGCTGCGAAAGACGCCTTGATCGCTTCGGGTGAGCAATGGACCGGTATGCGCGAAGCCGTATTTACAGAGCTTGCGCAGCACGACCGTCCAGTTTCAGCTTATGACATTGCGGACAATGTTTCTCGCGAGCGCGGCAAACGCGTTGCGCCAAACAGCATATACCGTATCCTTGATCTCTTCGTGGCGAACAATCTGGCGCTTAGGGTTGAGAGTGCGAATGCATTCCTTGCCAACACCCACCCGGGTTGCGAGCATGACTGCATCTTCTTGGTCTGCGACGAATGCGGGGAGGCTACGCATATCGACGATGATCAGACTTCTGGTCGCGTGCGCGAACTGGCCGCGGGCTGCGGTTTCAGTGCACGCCGCCCGGTGATAGAGATTCGCGGGCTCTGCAAAGCCTGTAGGGGCTAG
- a CDS encoding alpha/beta hydrolase — MAAQLLVMAATAYFAVLLLLALGQRYFIYPAPKGEGREVPGFEEILYRTSDGLDLMAGYKPARGGMPTIVYFHGNGADWQSSVIATDRLTPAGYGVLAAEYRGYRGNPGSPSEEGLYADGRAALAFLKARGVSSNEMVLIGNSIGSGVAKQMAIEIDARAIILISPFASLPQVASEKLWWLPVDLLLRDRFNNIAKIPQVSAPILLLHGDADDLIPHHHSEQLARANPAAELIIFPGAGHDLAWNDEAEQTVLHFLEALDAAD; from the coding sequence ATGGCCGCCCAATTGCTTGTTATGGCGGCCACCGCATATTTTGCGGTCCTGCTCCTCCTCGCTTTGGGACAACGTTACTTTATCTACCCCGCGCCCAAGGGCGAAGGTCGCGAAGTGCCGGGTTTCGAAGAGATACTCTACCGCACATCAGATGGGCTTGATCTCATGGCGGGTTACAAACCTGCGCGCGGCGGCATGCCGACGATTGTCTACTTCCACGGCAATGGCGCAGACTGGCAGAGTTCGGTCATCGCGACTGACCGGCTAACTCCGGCGGGCTACGGAGTGCTTGCAGCAGAGTATCGCGGCTATCGCGGCAATCCGGGCTCTCCAAGTGAGGAGGGCCTGTACGCAGATGGTCGCGCGGCGTTGGCCTTTTTGAAAGCACGCGGCGTATCGTCAAACGAAATGGTCTTGATCGGCAATTCCATTGGCAGCGGTGTGGCCAAACAAATGGCAATTGAGATCGACGCCCGCGCGATCATTCTGATCTCACCATTCGCCAGCTTGCCTCAGGTCGCCAGTGAAAAACTGTGGTGGTTGCCCGTGGACTTGCTTCTGCGCGATCGATTCAACAACATCGCCAAGATACCCCAAGTCAGTGCGCCAATCCTGCTGTTGCATGGCGATGCCGACGATCTGATCCCACACCACCATTCCGAGCAGTTGGCGCGTGCCAACCCGGCGGCGGAGCTGATAATCTTTCCGGGCGCCGGCCACGATCTTGCGTGGAATGATGAAGCGGAGCAAACTGTGCTGCATTTTCTGGAGGCGCTTGATGCTGCAGATTGA